The Bacillus sp. Bos-x628 genome segment ATGCTTGCCACTGATCGGATCAATCGTGGAAGGCTTTTTGTTTATCTATAAAGCTAATCAACATATCCACATTTCCAGCTAGTTCTTGATAAAAATTTTTAATTATGATCTTTATTTTAATAAAGATATTCAGATACCTTACAAATTATTGTATAATACTTTATAGGAGTGATCGACATGACTGATGAATTTTAAAGTTAATGAAATCTCTATCTGAGAAATTCGACAAAGGCTTTGAACAACTTGATAAGAGATTTGATTCGGTTGAAAAGCGTCTTGATAATATTGAGCAGCGTTTAGATATGCTGACAGAGAAAGAAAGCAATACTAACGAGGGTGTAATCGTTCTCCTTAAGAAAATTGATCAACAAACAAGTGATATTACAAAAGACATTGATTACCTTTCCAAGCAAGTTGGAAAACACGATATGCTTTTAAACAGATTCAAAAATTAATAGGACCCTCTGCGGTCCTTTTTCTTTTTATAGATTGAAGGAACATATGCATAAATGATAGTAAATTTCTTAAATTTGAGGGAAATGATTGTAGAGAAAAATCCCCTGATGGATACAGGGGATTCTTAGATATGCTATTGATCATTATCGTTTTGAAGGTACTATGAATGGCTTTGTATTCGCTTCCGTATTTTCTGGGTATGATCTTGATTTAAAATCATTGTCAATTCGGCCTCATTTAGAACAGATACCCATCTAAAGATAATTTCACTATTCAAACCATACTTCAAAAAAAGTGCTTGATAATCTACTTCATAATTATTCTTATCCACCCCTGAGTAAAACAAATCTTTTATAGATTCCTCTGAGAGCATAGAACCCCTACTACTGGCAATCATGAAACTAGATTGATACTGATCCATAATTCGCAATGCTTTATCTAAATCAGGTTGAGGAACCTTGGCCATACTAACATAAAACTGATTTTTATGTTCATCTAAAAGTAATTCTGGCCCCTTTTCAAAACCTGAAGTATCTATTTCTGATTCAATAGATTTCCATACTTTTCGGAATCTCTCTATTCGAGAATGTACATCATTTACTTTCTTACTCAGAAATATATAAAAGTGGTAATTAGTCAATTGGTCGCTAAAGATTTCAATAAGTTGATTTTGACAATAACTTTGAAAATCCTTTATTCCGCCATCATCTAAAAAGTGATATCCATTGATACTATATACACTTAACTGTTCAAGTTCCTTTATTTCTTGATCTAACCACTTATAGTAGTTAGTAACTTCCCGTTCGAATTCATGTTCTATTTTCATTTGTTATCTCTTGACCAGTATTAAATTTGATTCAATTGAGCAAATGCTCTTTCTTTTTGTAGAAACTCCTCAAAAAGGGATAGTAATCTATTTATATTCTCTTCTTTTGAATACAGCAAAGGATTATGACCATCTGAAGGAGGCATGTAATGAATAAAAGGTTCCATATCCTCAGGATAACCAAAATCTGCGTACACTTCAGAAAGTTCATCTAACAACTTTTCAGGTGAATCTTCATTTTTCTCTTTTAAATGAGCCGTTATACCGTATCTCCACTTTCTTTTTTCAATGTCCCACTGGCTGGACTCTTCTTCTATCAATTCACTATATAATTCTATCAATATCATTTGAAGTTTTTTGTAATCCTCATCTTGATCACCAGCTCCCCAAGCTAAATCGAGGATTAGAGAGTTTTCACATTCAGCATGATTAGATAAAAATTCCATAGCATACTTGCTTATTTCTTTATATGAAATTAAATCTAATCTAATTCCTACATATATAGTTTTCCAATCATAGTGGATTTTATGTTTTTTTAAGATCTCTATAGTATATTTCATTTTTTCTTCATTCCTATCTGTTAGGATTTTGATTAGGAAATCCAGTTATTTCACCTTCTGGAATAAACCTTCTATGAGTAACCCCCTTATTTGGATCAACAATCCACTCAAAAATACCATTTTGATTTTTTACAGAAATCACTCTTTCAGTTATTCGCAAATCTTTATTATAAACATCCTTGTAACTATAATGTTTCATTCCACCCTCAATTTGATATAACTTAACTTTTGTTTTATCACCACCAACCAGATCAAACTCTTTAGCCCATGGTGTGTAATTATCAATTATATCATTGAAACCATGTTGACCATCTGGCTTTTTCAATGCGCTTCCGACTCTTTTATTATCTAATACAGGATGTTCAATTTTATTTTCTTTAACTCCCATTTTACCATGAAACCCTTTCGCCCCAAACGGCAAAAGCATCCCCAGCGCCGCATTCATACTCGCTTCCTGTTGTTCTTTTGAGATCTTGTTCCCAAACATGTCTCTGCCAGTGATGGCTTCGCTGAAGCCGTTTGTGGCGGTGAGACCATATAAGCCTTTTTGCGATGTTTTTAGGACGTCAAAGGACTTTTGTGACGTTTTGTAAATGTCAACCGCACTGATTGCGGCTTTGGTAGCTTGGGTGGTTTTATAGACGGCTTTTCCGCCTTTGAAAATGCGCCCTGCCCAGCCGACAATTGGGATATAACCTGCTGCTGCCATTCCGCCTGCGGCGACACGCTCTCCTGCGGTGAGATGTTTGCCTGTGATGGGATCAATGCCCGTTGCGGCTCGTTTGGCGTCATTCACTCCGGTCAGTTCATTCAAAAGCATACCGCCATCATCAAGTGCTTTTTCATACCAAGGACGGTTCGCCAGTGCTTCCTGTTCTTTCGCAATCTTGCGGGCTTCTTCTTGTTCTTTTTTGTTTTTTAAATATTCAGAAGTTTGCTTCTCAATATCGTCTTTTGCCTTGTAGATTTCGCTATTTTGATACGCTTTTTTATCAAAATTGATCGGTGAAATGGTTTTTCCGTCATTTGTCGCATTCATCATTTCGGCGTACAATGCCATTGTAGCCTGCTCTTCAGTCTCTGACAAAGCATATTCAGCTTTTAGATATTGGTCTAATTCGTTTAAATCTTTTACGGTCTTTTTCCGTTCGTCTTCGGCATCCGTTATCTTTTCATGAAAGATTTGATCATCAAACACATCAAGAGAGATGAGATCATCTATATCCTGAAAAATGGTTTCCAGTGCCTTCTTTTGATCAGATACAATGCTTTTAGCGTTTTTTAACCCCATCTCTACTTTATTTTCTAAAAAGTGTTCATCAATAAAAGTATCACCGCCGAAATTGGCATCTTCAAGTGTACCCGCAACACCTTCGTGAAAGGCTTTTTGTTTATCTATAAAGCTAGTAAGCATGTCCACATTTCCTGCTAGTTCTTGATAAAAACTTTTAATATTGTCGGCACCTTTTCCAGTGAAATCATCACCTAGATTCGCCACACCTTGTAATGCGTGCTTTAAATCTACCATTTGTTCGCGGAGTTCCTGATAGTGCTTGGCTCTTTCTTCCATAGCGCTTGTTAGTGCTTTGGCATCAAGTATTTTCCCCAGAAGAAGTCACTCCCTCCTATTCATTGATAAGGACAATTTTACCAATGCAAAGATTGCCATTAAATAGTGAGAAAGATACAAAAACAGCACTCGGAATCATACGAGTGCTGTTGAAAGGGTTCTCTGTAAAGATATATACTACTGAATCAAACGGTTTAGAAGCAGAGGGTACTTATGAATCGAAGACGAAAGCACATTTCATCAATTCACCCAATGTCTATTACATTATGATTTTTAACTATTTTAAAATTTCCGACAATATATACTTGTTTTTTCTTTGTATTTATTCTCTGCAACTATATAATAAATAGGACAAGAAAGGGGTTTACCGACTTGGATACTGAGAAAGTAATCCCTTATGACTTGGTGGCAACCAAACTCGAGAATATATAACACTCGTGTAATAGTGTATAACTATACCAGTTATATGTTATAATCCGTTTATCATCGGTATAAATTAAAAGAAACTAGGATCAATGTAAAAATGCTGGCTCTCAAAAATGAACCTCCCCTAGAAATGGTCTATTTCTTTTTATAAATATATGTCAACAAAGCAAGAATAAACATCTCAAACAGAAACATAAGGGACAAAGCTTGAAAAGTTGACATAGGCTAAACCCCCTTTCAAGGGGATTTAGCCAGTAGACCACACTTTGGGTAAACCGTTCATTTGTACGTCCTCTTTTATACATGAAAAGATTGGTACCACCCATCTTGTGACTTTAAGAAATGCTTCGTCACAGTCTATACATTTAATGTTTACTTCCTCTTTATAAGAGACAATTCTTACTTCAAAGCAAGGACACTCCCACTTATGGCTCTTAGGCTTCCCTTGCGTCGGTTCAGTAATTCTGTAGCTGATGGCGTTTCCCCATTCTCTATCGCAGCCATATAATTTGTACTATGCTTTGCAATAACAAACACTTCTTGATCAATATCTATTTGAGCTATCTGCTTATCCGTTTTGAGAAGTTGTGTTTCGATCGATTTTTTGTGGAATGAAAGTTGTATTTCTATTCGAATCCTCCATTGTTGTATTTCGGTTTGATGCTGGTTTAATCATACTAGATACTTCATATACACCTGCACCTAAAAAGATAATAGAGCTTATAACAATCATTTTTTTAATACTCATAAAGACACTCTCCTTTTTGAATATTATGTTGGGCTTGAAATGCCATCCTGTAATATTCTGTTGATTTCTCAAACTTTCCTCTTTTTTCATGAATAACTGCAAGATTTTTAGTGAATTCTTCTACGAAAACAAACAACTGCTTTTCTTCAAATGTCTGAAGCATAGCTTGAATTTCATCCTCATCATTACTTTCATATGTTGTTCTTATAGAACGTATTAATAAAATTTCGTGTGGATTCTCTTTATGAGAGACAAGTTTCAAAGCTTTATCCACTAATTTGGATGCTTCATCATTTTCTCCTGTCTTATATAGCGCCCAACAAAGGTTAACATATATGACCGATTTTACATCGTACATACCATCTTCTGATATTTCAAGGGACTCTTGATAATATTGGATAGCCTTTGCATAATCTTGTTTTTTCTCATAATTGTTTCCTATATTTAAAAGTGCCTTGGCAATCAACCTATTATCCGCTATTTCTTCAGCAATGGAATAGGCTTTATTCAGATGTATGAATGATTTTTCATACTGTTTAAAATCATCATAATTTCCTGCTATTACAAATAAGCATTGAATTTTTCTCACTTTATAAAGATCATATTGATCATAGATTTCAAACGCTTTTAAAATATGATGCATCGAAACATGGGTTTGTTTCATAATATAGTAAGCTTCAGCCACCTTAAAGTGAAACTCGGCTTGCTCAATATCATCTATAACTAGCGTAAGTTGTTTCTCGGCCATTTTATAGTATTGGATGGCCTGTACATATTCTTTTATGCTGAACTCATACATACCTCTAAAAAAGGCATTGTAATACTGCAACATGCCGGAAAGTCGGTGATTTGTATTTTCGATTTTATCAGCTAAGTCTGCAATTGACACAGATCGTTTCTCTGAAGGTTTAATATAATCAAGCATCAACTGATGACGAAAACACATCAATTGATAGTAGATAAGTAAATCTTGGTCTTCTTCCATTCTCTCAATTTCTTGTTCCACTTCGGCTTTCAAAATCTCTGCATCTGGTACACTAAATTGCCGAATCATTTTATACCATTCATTTATTTTCACACCAACATGTGAAGAAAGAACTTTCTCCATCTCCCTCACTCTCCCTTTGAAACCCTTTGTGTAATTTTAACACAATATTTACAGCATATGAAAAGATTGGATATCTGAACTGAAAATTTTCGGTATACCGCAATCGAGATGTCTTACCAAGCTCATTGCTTGAGTCAATCACTAGAACACATTCTGGACAGAGTGTTTTGATTCAACTAGGAAAAATTCATCTTCTTTGCCGTTAGACCATTGAAGAGAATTTCATCAAATCCGTGTGATGGAGTTGTATGACCGAAGAAAGATTGAAGTAAGTATAAACAGGGTTTGGAGTATATTAACTCTGAGGATATTGGAAAGTTCTTGAAAATAGTTCGACAGGATCACTAAATCTACTACATTTTCTTTAAGACTTTGATTGTAACTGGAATGAGGAAAGGGGAAGCGGCTGCTCTTCAAAGAAAAGATATTGATCTGAAGAACTATAATCATAAATAAATCACTAGATTTCTAGAGAAAACCTGGTGAAGAAGCATTCGGGAACACAAAAACATATCATTCAGAACGGACAATCAAGATTACTGAATCTCCTACAAAAGAATTGCAATCTCACATGAACATGAGCTAGATCTTGTTTTTGCACAGAAAAAGGAGCTCCTTTACCAAAATCCTCCCTGTTCAATGCTCTAAAAAGGATATTGAAGCTGAAATAGCAAATATCCCAATCCATGGACTAAGACATACTCATGCCGTTCTTCTGTTAGAAGCTGGCCAAAGCATAAAGTTCATCCAAGAAAGATTGGGACATAAAAACATAAGCATCACTTCTGACGTATATGCTCATAATATAAGTGAAAAAATTCGAAAATAAATCTATGGACAGTTTCGAGAATTACATCAACTCAATTCTGAGTTGAACTTTTTGTTGAATTTGGTGGTCAAAAAGTGGTCAACCCTTATTCAGGGTGTGGTCACTATTCATTGGACCACCAAATTTATTTTTAAGACCCTATTAAATCAACGTTTCTCTATTAATACTGAGACATATACTGATCGCGTTCCCATGGGTGAACTTGGGTGCGGAACATATCCCATTCGATTTCTTTTGCTTCGACGAAGTGCTCGAATAAGTGCTCACCTAGGGCATTCACCATGACTTCGTTTGATTTTAAATGCTCAAGAGCTTCTGCAAGTGTTGCAGGGAGATCGGCGATGCCGTTTTCAAGGCGCTCTTCTTTGTCCATGACATAGATGTTTCTGTCGATTGGAGCAGGTGCAGCTAGTTTGTTTTTGATTCCGTCTAGACCTGCTGCAAGTAATACGCTTAGTGCAAGGTAAGGGTTTGCAGATGGGTCAACGCTTCGCACTTCCACACGTGTGCTGATGCCGCGTGATGCAGGAATACGGATAAGCGGGCTGCGGTTTTGTGCACTCCATGCTACATAGCAAGGCGCTTCATAGCCTGGAACAAGACGCTTATAAGAGTTGACTGTAGGGTTTGTGACCGCTGTAAAGCTTGTTGCATGCTTCACGATACCAGCGATAAAGTGTCTAGCGGTCTCGCT includes the following:
- a CDS encoding DUF2247 family protein, whose translation is MKYTIEILKKHKIHYDWKTIYVGIRLDLISYKEISKYAMEFLSNHAECENSLILDLAWGAGDQDEDYKKLQMILIELYSELIEEESSQWDIEKRKWRYGITAHLKEKNEDSPEKLLDELSEVYADFGYPEDMEPFIHYMPPSDGHNPLLYSKEENINRLLSLFEEFLQKERAFAQLNQI
- a CDS encoding T7SS effector LXG polymorphic toxin: MEERAKHYQELREQMVDLKHALQGVANLGDDFTGKGADNIKSFYQELAGNVDMLTSFIDKQKAFHEGVAGTLEDANFGGDTFIDEHFLENKVEMGLKNAKSIVSDQKKALETIFQDIDDLISLDVFDDQIFHEKITDAEDERKKTVKDLNELDQYLKAEYALSETEEQATMALYAEMMNATNDGKTISPINFDKKAYQNSEIYKAKDDIEKQTSEYLKNKKEQEEARKIAKEQEALANRPWYEKALDDGGMLLNELTGVNDAKRAATGIDPITGKHLTAGERVAAGGMAAAGYIPIVGWAGRIFKGGKAVYKTTQATKAAISAVDIYKTSQKSFDVLKTSQKGLYGLTATNGFSEAITGRDMFGNKISKEQQEASMNAALGMLLPFGAKGFHGKMGVKENKIEHPVLDNKRVGSALKKPDGQHGFNDIIDNYTPWAKEFDLVGGDKTKVKLYQIEGGMKHYSYKDVYNKDLRITERVISVKNQNGIFEWIVDPNKGVTHRRFIPEGEITGFPNQNPNR
- a CDS encoding putative holin-like toxin; its protein translation is MSTFQALSLMFLFEMFILALLTYIYKKK
- a CDS encoding RapH phosphatase inhibitor; amino-acid sequence: MSIKKMIVISSIIFLGAGVYEVSSMIKPASNRNTTMEDSNRNTTFIPQKIDRNTTSQNG
- a CDS encoding Rap family tetratricopeptide repeat protein, coding for MEKVLSSHVGVKINEWYKMIRQFSVPDAEILKAEVEQEIERMEEDQDLLIYYQLMCFRHQLMLDYIKPSEKRSVSIADLADKIENTNHRLSGMLQYYNAFFRGMYEFSIKEYVQAIQYYKMAEKQLTLVIDDIEQAEFHFKVAEAYYIMKQTHVSMHHILKAFEIYDQYDLYKVRKIQCLFVIAGNYDDFKQYEKSFIHLNKAYSIAEEIADNRLIAKALLNIGNNYEKKQDYAKAIQYYQESLEISEDGMYDVKSVIYVNLCWALYKTGENDEASKLVDKALKLVSHKENPHEILLIRSIRTTYESNDEDEIQAMLQTFEEKQLFVFVEEFTKNLAVIHEKRGKFEKSTEYYRMAFQAQHNIQKGECLYEY
- a CDS encoding tyrosine-type recombinase/integrase yields the protein MHRKRSSFTKILPVQCSKKDIEAEIANIPIHGLRHTHAVLLLEAGQSIKFIQERLGHKNISITSDVYAHNISEKIRK